The Benincasa hispida cultivar B227 chromosome 11, ASM972705v1, whole genome shotgun sequence genome has a segment encoding these proteins:
- the LOC120089956 gene encoding transcription factor bHLH123 isoform X2 yields MAEEFQSSGNWWEASRNRYEAGISPSSSSITTFVDHSDSAATASDPNLHIMGLGLDWNQPLLGGGEKAEGSFRSMLQPENMNLNMQETGHQQQQQQQQQQQQQIQWMRSEKLYSGESPATEFKAINRGLPLDHHQTQPQFSSPSHYSSGDSTVTSFPIDTATNLYGNSATLLQGLLASGSEQQQQQVSVAVGMNFPYNSHFGMNSGELMTGGASWSPSKLPQFLRNSPPKGAAAGTPHSQLQFSNNTAFWNASDMKDVRPSYFPPSYNTAAAFAEKPKNISEVGDSVTTVVKKSGNDQNQQSAAAKRPRNETPSPLPAFKVRKEKMGDRITALQQLVSPFGKTDTASVLSEAIEYIKFLHEQVSVLSTPYLKSGAAVQPQHQQQRCEKSKEGEGGKQDLRSRGLCLVPVSSTFPVTHETTVDFWTPTFGGTFR; encoded by the exons ATGGCGGAGGAGTTTCAGAGCAGTGGAAACTGGTGGGAAGCTTCTAGAAACCGCTACGAAGCCGGAATATctccttcttcctcctccatcaCCACCTTCGTCGACCACTCCGACTCCGCCGCCACCGCCTCCGATCCCAATTTGCACATCATGGGTTTAGGCCTCGATTGGAATCAACCCCTCTT AGGTGGCGGAGAGAAGGCGGAGGGAAGTTTCCGGTCGATGCTGCAGCCGgaaaatatgaatttaaataTGCAAGAAACAGGGCatcagcagcagcagcagcaacaacaacaacaacagcaACAGATTCAATGGATGAGATCGGAAAAGCTATATTCAGGGGAGTCTCCGGCGACAGAATTCAAGGCAATAAACAGAGGACTTCCATTAGATCATCATCAAACTCAACCTCAGTTCAGTAGCCCTTCTCACTACAGCTCCGGTGACAGCACCGTCACCAGTTTTCCGATCGACACCGCCACCAATTTGTACGGAAATTCCGCAACATTATTACAAGGCTTATTAGCCAGCGGTAGCGAGCAGCAGCAACAACAAGTCTCAGTGGCCGTGGGTATGAATTTCCCTTACAATTCCCATTTCGGAATGAACTCCGGCGAGTTAATGACGGGAGGAGCGTCTTGGTCGCCGTCTAAACTGCCTCAGTTTTTAAGAAACTCACCGCCGAAAGGAGCGGCGGCGGGAACTCCACATAGTCAGTTACAATTTTCGAACAACACGGCGTTCTGGAACGCGTCGGATATGAAAGACGTAAGGCCCAGTTATTTTCCGCCGTCGTATAATACCGCCGCAGCTTTCGCCGAGAAACCAAag AATATATCAGAGGTTGGTGATTCGGTAACAACAGTGGTAAAAAAAAGTGGAAATGATCAAAATCAGCAATCCGCCGCTGCGAAAAGGCCTCGAAATGAAACTCCTTCGCCATTGCCAGcttttaag GTGAGGAAAGAGAAGATGGGGGACAGAATCACTGCGCTCCAACAACTCGTTTCACCTTTCGGAAAG ACTGATACAGCATCAGTGCTGTCAGAAGCAATTGAATATATAAAGTTTCTCCATGAACAAGTCAGT gttTTGAGCACTCCATATTTGAAGAGTGGAGCTGCAGTACAGCCACAACATCAGCAGCAG AGGTGTGAGAAATCAAAGGAAGGAGAAGGGGGAAAGCAAGATCTAAGAAGCAGAGGGCTTTGTTTAGTTCCAGTTTCAAGTACATTCCCAGTCACTCACGAAACCACAGTTGATTTTTGGACTCCAACCTTCGGTGGAACCTTCagataa
- the LOC120089956 gene encoding transcription factor bHLH123 isoform X3, giving the protein MAEEFQSSGNWWEASRNRYEAGISPSSSSITTFVDHSDSAATASDPNLHIMGLGLDWNQPLFRGGGEKAEGSFRSMLQPENMNLNMQETGHQQQQQQQQQQQQQIQWMRSEKLYSGESPATEFKAINRGLPLDHHQTQPQFSSPSHYSSGDSTVTSFPIDTATNLYGNSATLLQGLLASGSEQQQQQVSVAVGMNFPYNSHFGMNSGELMTGGASWSPSKLPQFLRNSPPKGAAAGTPHSQLQFSNNTAFWNASDMKDVRPSYFPPSYNTAAAFAEKPKNISEVGDSVTTVVKKSGNDQNQQSAAAKRPRNETPSPLPAFKVRKEKMGDRITALQQLVSPFGKTDTASVLSEAIEYIKFLHEQVLSTPYLKSGAAVQPQHQQQRCEKSKEGEGGKQDLRSRGLCLVPVSSTFPVTHETTVDFWTPTFGGTFR; this is encoded by the exons ATGGCGGAGGAGTTTCAGAGCAGTGGAAACTGGTGGGAAGCTTCTAGAAACCGCTACGAAGCCGGAATATctccttcttcctcctccatcaCCACCTTCGTCGACCACTCCGACTCCGCCGCCACCGCCTCCGATCCCAATTTGCACATCATGGGTTTAGGCCTCGATTGGAATCAACCCCTCTT TAGAGGTGGCGGAGAGAAGGCGGAGGGAAGTTTCCGGTCGATGCTGCAGCCGgaaaatatgaatttaaataTGCAAGAAACAGGGCatcagcagcagcagcagcaacaacaacaacaacagcaACAGATTCAATGGATGAGATCGGAAAAGCTATATTCAGGGGAGTCTCCGGCGACAGAATTCAAGGCAATAAACAGAGGACTTCCATTAGATCATCATCAAACTCAACCTCAGTTCAGTAGCCCTTCTCACTACAGCTCCGGTGACAGCACCGTCACCAGTTTTCCGATCGACACCGCCACCAATTTGTACGGAAATTCCGCAACATTATTACAAGGCTTATTAGCCAGCGGTAGCGAGCAGCAGCAACAACAAGTCTCAGTGGCCGTGGGTATGAATTTCCCTTACAATTCCCATTTCGGAATGAACTCCGGCGAGTTAATGACGGGAGGAGCGTCTTGGTCGCCGTCTAAACTGCCTCAGTTTTTAAGAAACTCACCGCCGAAAGGAGCGGCGGCGGGAACTCCACATAGTCAGTTACAATTTTCGAACAACACGGCGTTCTGGAACGCGTCGGATATGAAAGACGTAAGGCCCAGTTATTTTCCGCCGTCGTATAATACCGCCGCAGCTTTCGCCGAGAAACCAAag AATATATCAGAGGTTGGTGATTCGGTAACAACAGTGGTAAAAAAAAGTGGAAATGATCAAAATCAGCAATCCGCCGCTGCGAAAAGGCCTCGAAATGAAACTCCTTCGCCATTGCCAGcttttaag GTGAGGAAAGAGAAGATGGGGGACAGAATCACTGCGCTCCAACAACTCGTTTCACCTTTCGGAAAG ACTGATACAGCATCAGTGCTGTCAGAAGCAATTGAATATATAAAGTTTCTCCATGAACAA gttTTGAGCACTCCATATTTGAAGAGTGGAGCTGCAGTACAGCCACAACATCAGCAGCAG AGGTGTGAGAAATCAAAGGAAGGAGAAGGGGGAAAGCAAGATCTAAGAAGCAGAGGGCTTTGTTTAGTTCCAGTTTCAAGTACATTCCCAGTCACTCACGAAACCACAGTTGATTTTTGGACTCCAACCTTCGGTGGAACCTTCagataa
- the LOC120089956 gene encoding transcription factor bHLH123 isoform X1 produces the protein MAEEFQSSGNWWEASRNRYEAGISPSSSSITTFVDHSDSAATASDPNLHIMGLGLDWNQPLFRGGGEKAEGSFRSMLQPENMNLNMQETGHQQQQQQQQQQQQQIQWMRSEKLYSGESPATEFKAINRGLPLDHHQTQPQFSSPSHYSSGDSTVTSFPIDTATNLYGNSATLLQGLLASGSEQQQQQVSVAVGMNFPYNSHFGMNSGELMTGGASWSPSKLPQFLRNSPPKGAAAGTPHSQLQFSNNTAFWNASDMKDVRPSYFPPSYNTAAAFAEKPKNISEVGDSVTTVVKKSGNDQNQQSAAAKRPRNETPSPLPAFKVRKEKMGDRITALQQLVSPFGKTDTASVLSEAIEYIKFLHEQVSVLSTPYLKSGAAVQPQHQQQRCEKSKEGEGGKQDLRSRGLCLVPVSSTFPVTHETTVDFWTPTFGGTFR, from the exons ATGGCGGAGGAGTTTCAGAGCAGTGGAAACTGGTGGGAAGCTTCTAGAAACCGCTACGAAGCCGGAATATctccttcttcctcctccatcaCCACCTTCGTCGACCACTCCGACTCCGCCGCCACCGCCTCCGATCCCAATTTGCACATCATGGGTTTAGGCCTCGATTGGAATCAACCCCTCTT TAGAGGTGGCGGAGAGAAGGCGGAGGGAAGTTTCCGGTCGATGCTGCAGCCGgaaaatatgaatttaaataTGCAAGAAACAGGGCatcagcagcagcagcagcaacaacaacaacaacagcaACAGATTCAATGGATGAGATCGGAAAAGCTATATTCAGGGGAGTCTCCGGCGACAGAATTCAAGGCAATAAACAGAGGACTTCCATTAGATCATCATCAAACTCAACCTCAGTTCAGTAGCCCTTCTCACTACAGCTCCGGTGACAGCACCGTCACCAGTTTTCCGATCGACACCGCCACCAATTTGTACGGAAATTCCGCAACATTATTACAAGGCTTATTAGCCAGCGGTAGCGAGCAGCAGCAACAACAAGTCTCAGTGGCCGTGGGTATGAATTTCCCTTACAATTCCCATTTCGGAATGAACTCCGGCGAGTTAATGACGGGAGGAGCGTCTTGGTCGCCGTCTAAACTGCCTCAGTTTTTAAGAAACTCACCGCCGAAAGGAGCGGCGGCGGGAACTCCACATAGTCAGTTACAATTTTCGAACAACACGGCGTTCTGGAACGCGTCGGATATGAAAGACGTAAGGCCCAGTTATTTTCCGCCGTCGTATAATACCGCCGCAGCTTTCGCCGAGAAACCAAag AATATATCAGAGGTTGGTGATTCGGTAACAACAGTGGTAAAAAAAAGTGGAAATGATCAAAATCAGCAATCCGCCGCTGCGAAAAGGCCTCGAAATGAAACTCCTTCGCCATTGCCAGcttttaag GTGAGGAAAGAGAAGATGGGGGACAGAATCACTGCGCTCCAACAACTCGTTTCACCTTTCGGAAAG ACTGATACAGCATCAGTGCTGTCAGAAGCAATTGAATATATAAAGTTTCTCCATGAACAAGTCAGT gttTTGAGCACTCCATATTTGAAGAGTGGAGCTGCAGTACAGCCACAACATCAGCAGCAG AGGTGTGAGAAATCAAAGGAAGGAGAAGGGGGAAAGCAAGATCTAAGAAGCAGAGGGCTTTGTTTAGTTCCAGTTTCAAGTACATTCCCAGTCACTCACGAAACCACAGTTGATTTTTGGACTCCAACCTTCGGTGGAACCTTCagataa